ACTGAGAGGATGAACTGTAAGAGAGCCTGGTAATAGCTATGCCGTGCGTAAGGCGAGAATAGAATATTCTATTCCATTCAACTATATGAATTGAGCGCTCTCTGTAATATTACGTACTAAGTATATATTTCAAGTAGGCATTGTAATAGAGGAGTTTATTAGTTAAAatccattacaaataaaaatcaaatttggggtttttttatattttttatctataacttaactgttatttacaaatgtaaattgCTCCTATAAACGTACAAGTGAGTTGAGACTTATCACATACAGTAATTTTAACAAGATAAAGTTATTTTATGGGAAGAAGGACGCCATGTCACAGAGGATGGTGATGATGAAACTGGTGAACTGGGAGACCTCGGTGACGATGACGGGGAAGGCGGTATTGGAACATCCTGGGTTGTAGGTAACCAACCCGTAGTACTGCTCGTTGTAGTAGAAGGGGGCTCCAAGGTCTGCCTGCAGAGTGATTATTGAAcagttaatagaaaataaaaataactaggCAGGCAATATGATATTGCATGAAAATTGACTGAGTATGATCAAATGTGGTCTTCTTTACGAGACCTTATGCTTCTTCTTGAAATATATGCTAAACAATATTCGTGCTAGGAAAGAAATAGATGAAGCAATCAGCTATGTTTAGTTTCTCCAAAGCCCCTAATAAGCTTTAAGCTACCCGCACTATTGCTTGCAATTCTATCTAGAATTGAAGGGACGCAATGATCTTATCATTTTAaaatggcataataaacactcctgtgATTATGTGCGTGTAGGTTCACTTTTGATtccagttaattatatttaaaactccataGTACAGTTTTCTTTGTTGACACGACCAAACAACATAAACACACATGTGTGAAAAGCTTACTTTGGATAAAAAGCGTCTACCTCTGATCATTGTAATCTACATCCGATTAAAAGCATTTACGATGCCACAATAATGTTTCCATGGTTGCcctgattaagaaaaaaatatatatggagGTATGAAAAGTTAACTTTGGTTAAAAAGAGTCCTTAATTTAGTATACGTCGCAATATTTTTTCACAACTTAATCATAAATTTATCCCTTGAATCGTCAATCAATCGTTCGTTCAATTAGGATTTAATAGAATAATCTAATACTATACATCATCAATGTcgttataattagttaatttcttAGTGAAACATCAATTTTCTATAACATTGGaaaatacagataaaataaaGATCTTATAGCGTTTGCAACCCTTAACAAATCGTAAGTGGTGGTTGAACTTCATGATAAATCGTTACTTAGTCTTTTATGAACATACGGCACATGTGTACCAATTTTCATAATTCTAGGAAATAGAAAcctttgaaaaactaaaatatacttttccTAGGCGTTAAACACATACTTAAACACCTTTGGGTggttgatatttatgaaaaatcttCTTTTTTTGGTGAGGACAAATATTATCAATGAAATGAGATTTCATCTTTTTAGGGATTTGTAAAGTTGGATAACCGAAAATATAGGTCTTTTAGGTGCCCATATTGCAACCCCATTTTAACGCAATGTTTGATcttcatgtttacatttttgatatGGCATACGTGTGAACAGTTTAAATAGTCTGAGATTTCggaaatatagaaaaagagtAATGATTGAGTAAGTGCTATTTTATATTAGACTAGAAATTTCTATTCAGGAaaatttgtattccatttttatggTTGAGACACGCTTACAAAACACAGTTAGCTCATGTGCATACATTTCTGATTCTGAGATATAATCAAATTTTGTGATACACACAAGGCATGGCTCGCTGCTGGAATCAGCCGGCCAAACACAGAACTCGATGCTGGATATGTTTCTAATTGTATCATATAATCATAGTTTATGAGACCCACTTACAAGGCAAGGCTGGCTGCTGGTATTAGCCGGCCAAACACAGAACTCGGTTCTGAATATAGTTCTAATTCTatcatataatcatattttatgaGACCCACTTACAAGGCAAGGCTGGCTGCTGGTATCAGCCGGCCAAACACAGAACTCGGTGCTGGATATGTTCCTGATACCATTATAGATATAAGCGCAGCCAGCGGGGGGAAGTACTGTCACAGAAGCTGAGATGAGTGGACTGCCCAATATCTGGATAGAACATTTAAAGTCTACTGTTACTCACTGTTAGTAAACCTGATACTGGagttatttgaagattttaacatgaaaattattatttttttcacaaatgtttttggcaaataatattgaattaggTTTTAAACATCGGATGATTTTAAGTACAGACTATAAAGTAGTCCTGCTGTTAAAGTTGAATTTAAAATCGTTAaagcttaaattatttttgtaataaaattaattcgaTGATACCAAAGCGTCACTTACATCCTCACATGTAGGAGTGATGCGTATTCATTAGTtagtatatagttattttaacttGGCTGTCCTACAAATCTGTCTAAGAAATTCAAAGAAATATCTGATTTGTATTACAtccttatttttattgtattgagaTCGTAATTGGTTTATTTTGTATACCTTAGGGTTACCCCATGAAGCGATGACTCCTCCTTGTAGTCCGTGTATTCCATCGTTGTTAGGGTTCAGCCACATCACACGAGGGTCATACGTGAAAGAAACAGCGGTCTGTCAATAAAAAGATGGAGTcggttataaatgtatatgtacacAACGGAAATATATCCATTAgcatagaaattattttaaattaatatcatggTTTTATAAGATATAGATAAAGGAGTGGTGTACGAGGTCAgcctctaaaatggcttggatcatatcttagtgaccgagagcagtgtgtgcagatctcgggtgccttatcctcaaaagcaaagattacccatggagtcccgcagggatctatccttgggccagcTCTTTTTCTGCTTTACGTAAATGATCtgaatccagaatggaaaggtggttcagtgtgctgacgacacgactctctgtgttaaagcctaaacacttcaaaacttggaaataattactttttctgagttgaattcctgcattaaatttttttctgaaatcaacctgaaaacaaattaatcaaaatcaaatttcatgaaattttcgctAAGCAAACGAGAATCTGAAACAAGACCTTCAGTGTTTGTGGATGATCTCCCGCTCAATGAAACGGAATcaacaaaattcctaggaatgttcctagatcgaggACTATCCTGGGACGTTCACGTGGATCATGTATGTGCCAAGGTTGCATCGGGTATCTTTGCCCTTCGCAAATT
The Homalodisca vitripennis isolate AUS2020 chromosome 4, UT_GWSS_2.1, whole genome shotgun sequence DNA segment above includes these coding regions:
- the LOC124359027 gene encoding hypodermin-A-like, which translates into the protein MSTNSCVSGYNASSLQVRVGTDKLGHRGQLFQVIGISPYVNSGMNPAPGPTPSFAADVALIKTAVSFTYDPRVMWLNPNNDGIHGLQGGVIASWGNPKILGSPLISASVTVLPPAGCAYIYNGIRNISSTEFCVWPADTSSQPCLADLGAPFYYNEQYYGLVTYNPGCSNTAFPVIVTEVSQFTSFIITILCDMASFFP